One part of the Planctomycetota bacterium genome encodes these proteins:
- a CDS encoding F0F1 ATP synthase subunit delta, whose protein sequence is MPTEMIVAVVILNVFIFAGLIFVMRRIMGGHAERAVQRLQKLNEENLRRELELKRKLDEAEKTYKQRVSDAEKTAEKIRETAQKEAMEMKERITSRANDERNEIIADGRDEIKEIKAQALKETEISALDKMGDAFRLTLSQELNKSLHDYFLNKILGELASIKLSPDLLGKEVHVTSPYPLDAEQKRKLQQELETKIKRKTDFKEEIDPKYMAGLYIRIGDVVIDGTLYNKIRQTVDSLKGPAPLRFPP, encoded by the coding sequence ATGCCGACAGAAATGATTGTTGCCGTGGTCATTTTAAACGTGTTTATCTTTGCCGGCTTGATTTTCGTGATGAGGCGGATTATGGGAGGCCATGCCGAAAGAGCCGTCCAGAGGCTGCAAAAGCTTAATGAAGAAAACCTCAGGCGCGAGCTTGAATTGAAGCGCAAGCTGGACGAAGCGGAAAAAACTTATAAGCAGCGCGTAAGCGATGCAGAAAAGACCGCCGAAAAAATAAGGGAAACCGCCCAGAAAGAAGCCATGGAAATGAAGGAAAGGATTACCAGCCGGGCGAATGATGAGCGCAATGAAATCATCGCGGATGGACGGGATGAAATCAAGGAAATCAAGGCGCAGGCGCTTAAGGAAACGGAAATTTCCGCCCTGGATAAAATGGGGGATGCTTTCAGGCTGACGCTTTCCCAGGAGTTGAATAAATCTCTCCATGATTATTTCCTGAATAAAATACTGGGGGAGCTCGCCTCCATAAAATTATCTCCGGATTTATTGGGCAAAGAGGTACATGTTACTTCTCCGTATCCGTTGGATGCCGAGCAGAAAAGAAAACTTCAGCAGGAGTTGGAGACCAAGATAAAACGCAAGACGGATTTTAAGGAAGAGATTGACCCAAAATATATGGCAGGGCTTTATATCAGAATCGGCGATGTCGTAATTGACGGCACGCTTTATAATAAAATCAGGCAAACAGTGGATTCATTAAAAGGCCCCGCTCCACTGCGTTTTCCGCCATAG
- the lysS gene encoding lysine--tRNA ligase, whose translation MNEQQQQRIKNLEAVKVLGFDPFGVKFPATTAIKTIKDNYEESKTVTAAGRILAIRKHGKASFLDMKDWTGKIQVYIKKDKVGDKLFQLYETFDLGDIVGVKGALAKSKTGEITIFAEDFTMLSKSLLPLPEKWHGLTDVDLRYRQRYLDLIVNDEVLDVFLKRTKIINYIRNFMASKGFMEVETPMMHPIPGGATARPFITHHNTLDMDLYLRIAPELYLKRLLVGGMEKVYEINRNFRNEGIDTKHNPEFTMMEVYQAYGDYNDMMELTEQLFVNLSKEIHGAYKIKYGEKEIDFTPPWQRQSYMGLFQKYAGCNWEDTEKVLAKAKELRIDIKGKSADAIANDLFEKVVEPHLEGPVFLTQYPTAICPLTKAKAGTPEICERFEMFICGMEMANAFTELNDPLDQRKRFEEQLARKADGSVKLDEDFITAMEHGMPPAGGLGIGIDRLVMVLTNAPSIRDVILFPTLRDK comes from the coding sequence ATGAACGAGCAACAACAACAACGTATCAAAAACTTGGAGGCAGTAAAAGTATTGGGTTTTGACCCTTTTGGCGTAAAATTTCCGGCAACCACCGCTATCAAAACCATCAAGGATAATTACGAGGAATCCAAGACGGTTACGGCCGCAGGCAGAATTCTCGCCATCCGCAAGCACGGCAAAGCATCCTTCCTCGATATGAAAGACTGGACCGGCAAAATCCAGGTCTATATAAAGAAGGATAAAGTCGGCGACAAACTCTTCCAGCTTTATGAGACTTTCGACCTGGGCGATATCGTCGGCGTTAAAGGTGCGCTTGCCAAAAGCAAGACCGGTGAAATTACTATTTTCGCAGAAGATTTTACCATGCTTTCCAAATCATTACTGCCTCTGCCTGAGAAATGGCACGGGCTTACGGATGTGGATCTCCGGTACCGTCAGCGCTACTTGGACTTGATTGTGAACGATGAGGTCCTGGATGTCTTCCTCAAAAGGACTAAAATCATAAATTACATCCGCAATTTCATGGCTTCCAAAGGTTTTATGGAAGTGGAAACGCCGATGATGCATCCGATTCCGGGCGGCGCTACAGCACGGCCGTTCATCACCCATCACAATACACTTGACATGGATTTATATTTAAGAATCGCCCCGGAATTATACCTAAAAAGACTTTTGGTCGGCGGGATGGAAAAGGTCTACGAAATCAACCGCAATTTCCGCAACGAAGGGATTGACACCAAGCATAATCCCGAATTCACCATGATGGAGGTCTACCAGGCATACGGCGATTACAACGACATGATGGAATTAACCGAGCAGTTATTCGTCAACCTGTCAAAAGAAATCCATGGGGCATACAAAATTAAATACGGGGAGAAGGAGATTGACTTCACCCCTCCCTGGCAACGCCAAAGTTATATGGGACTTTTCCAAAAATACGCCGGATGCAATTGGGAAGATACGGAAAAAGTGCTTGCCAAGGCAAAGGAATTGAGAATAGACATAAAAGGCAAATCTGCCGATGCGATAGCGAATGACTTATTTGAAAAGGTGGTCGAACCGCACCTTGAGGGCCCGGTTTTCCTGACGCAATACCCGACTGCCATCTGCCCCCTGACCAAGGCAAAAGCAGGAACGCCAGAAATATGCGAGCGGTTTGAGATGTTCATTTGCGGGATGGAAATGGCGAACGCCTTTACCGAGTTGAACGACCCCTTAGACCAGAGAAAAAGATTTGAAGAACAACTGGCGCGCAAGGCAGACGGCTCGGTAAAACTGGATGAAGATTTCATCACGGCGATGGAACACGGCATGCCCCCTGCCGGGGGTTTGGGAATCGGGATTGACCGGCTGGTAATGGTCCTGACCAATGCGCCGTCTATCAGGGATGTGATACTGTTCCCTACGTTACGGGATAAGTAA